In the genome of Spirochaetia bacterium, one region contains:
- a CDS encoding sugar ABC transporter permease, which produces MARHDNIQIHSFWTKSRTFIFFMIPGLFFYTFFSIFPILMGIRYSFTDWNGFSPHFNNVFFANYMKIFHDDTFLNAMSFTFRYAFALLVTGTALSLFVAIALDNKGKSITFFRALYFFPAVLSMLTLGLIFNQIYYRALPILADATGLVFLKGVLSTPSKAFWGVLFVHIWQSIPIPTILFLAGLQTIPMEQIEAASIEGANSWQCFWKVKLPFLYPTLTIVLVLFLKSGLLVFDNIMAMTGGGPAGSTISLAYVIYLHGFTETKFSYSIAEAIFVGLIICVISALQISYSNRKKVVL; this is translated from the coding sequence ATGGCACGACATGATAATATTCAAATTCATTCGTTTTGGACGAAATCTCGTACATTTATTTTCTTTATGATACCGGGATTATTTTTTTATACATTTTTTTCTATTTTTCCTATTTTGATGGGTATAAGATATAGCTTTACAGACTGGAATGGGTTTAGCCCTCATTTCAATAATGTGTTTTTTGCAAATTATATGAAGATATTTCATGATGATACTTTTCTCAATGCAATGAGCTTTACTTTTAGATATGCATTTGCTTTGTTAGTTACAGGGACTGCATTGAGCCTGTTCGTTGCCATTGCCTTAGACAACAAAGGGAAGTCAATTACTTTTTTCCGAGCATTGTACTTTTTCCCTGCAGTTTTAAGTATGCTTACACTTGGACTCATTTTTAACCAGATTTATTATAGAGCTCTTCCAATACTTGCGGATGCGACTGGCTTAGTTTTTCTCAAAGGTGTGCTTTCAACTCCGAGCAAAGCTTTTTGGGGGGTGCTTTTTGTACATATTTGGCAATCTATTCCTATTCCAACGATTCTTTTTCTTGCTGGTTTGCAAACTATACCAATGGAACAAATTGAAGCTGCAAGCATTGAGGGAGCAAATAGTTGGCAATGTTTCTGGAAAGTAAAATTACCTTTTCTTTATCCAACATTGACAATTGTTTTAGTATTGTTTTTAAAAAGTGGTTTGTTGGTTTTTGATAATATCATGGCAATGACAGGAGGTGGACCTGCCGGTTCGACAATTAGTCTTGCATATGTTATATATCTTCATGGTTTTACTGAAACAAAATTCAGTTATAGTATCGCTGAAGCAATTTTTGTCGGATTGATTATCTGTGTAATATCGGCTTTACAGATTTCCTATAGCAACAGAAAAAAGGTTGTATTATGA
- a CDS encoding transposase, with product MDSTPNRLSLQPLLFDRQDLCGCFFLEPTPKEVEFLRYWQALVALVPTRLSRPAGGRTGRRGYSLMDILAVRAVLLFFRLDTVTAAVALLQSSPNLRTVTQLGRVPSPSSVSRRTSRLLEEMDFRGIHDRLCRQFYAGRTVCHLSLDSTPVDAREKPAVRAKRQKGRRGRPKAGSAEEKAVQERKGQEARLVQLRDSGDPHAYLATLEQRCTVTGKRNSRGHMQWRVGYKVHLAVDDSGIPVASAVTGACVHDTQPAIPLLRIAAGRCTWLYALMDGGYSSGAIRDRVLAMGRVPLIDFKADRNGAKEEMDPAGRARYRARTTVERTNSELKECFLPKALYGRGPRARFDLRLAVLLLTVKRMGKVLEARQQAARKKSA from the coding sequence ATGGATAGTACACCGAACCGCCTTTCACTGCAACCCCTCCTCTTCGACCGGCAGGACCTGTGCGGCTGCTTCTTCCTTGAGCCCACCCCGAAGGAGGTGGAGTTCCTGCGCTACTGGCAGGCACTGGTTGCCCTGGTCCCCACGCGGCTTTCACGGCCTGCGGGAGGGCGTACCGGGCGCAGGGGCTACAGCCTGATGGACATACTGGCGGTGCGTGCGGTGCTGCTCTTCTTCCGCCTGGACACCGTCACGGCTGCGGTTGCCCTGCTGCAGTCGAGCCCGAACCTGAGGACGGTGACACAGCTGGGGCGGGTACCCAGCCCGTCGTCGGTGAGCAGGCGGACGTCACGGCTGCTGGAGGAGATGGACTTCCGGGGGATCCATGACCGGCTGTGCAGGCAGTTCTATGCAGGCAGGACGGTGTGCCACCTGAGCCTTGACAGCACGCCCGTGGATGCACGGGAGAAGCCTGCGGTGAGGGCGAAGCGGCAGAAGGGCCGGAGGGGCCGCCCGAAGGCCGGCAGCGCAGAGGAGAAGGCGGTGCAGGAAAGGAAGGGGCAGGAGGCACGCCTGGTGCAGCTGCGCGACAGCGGGGACCCCCATGCCTACCTGGCCACGCTGGAACAGCGGTGCACGGTCACGGGGAAGCGGAACAGCAGGGGGCACATGCAGTGGCGCGTGGGCTACAAGGTACACCTGGCAGTGGACGACAGCGGCATCCCGGTGGCCAGTGCGGTGACGGGGGCGTGCGTGCATGACACGCAGCCGGCGATCCCCCTGCTGCGCATCGCCGCAGGGCGGTGCACCTGGCTGTATGCCCTCATGGACGGTGGCTACAGCAGCGGGGCGATCAGGGACAGGGTGCTTGCCATGGGCAGGGTGCCGCTCATCGACTTCAAGGCCGACCGCAACGGGGCCAAGGAGGAGATGGACCCTGCGGGACGCGCCAGGTACCGGGCACGGACCACGGTGGAGCGTACCAACAGCGAGCTGAAGGAGTGTTTCCTGCCGAAGGCGCTGTACGGCCGGGGGCCGAGGGCACGTTTCGACCTGCGGCTTGCGGTGCTGCTGCTGACCGTCAAGCGGATGGGCAAGGTGCTGGAAGCACGGCAGCAGGCGGCAAGGAAGAAGAGCGCATAG